The sequence below is a genomic window from Gossypium hirsutum isolate 1008001.06 chromosome A11, Gossypium_hirsutum_v2.1, whole genome shotgun sequence.
AGCATAGTGACTAAGTCCAATTTTACCATCCGAGTCGTAATCTTCGACTTCGGCATCTGTAACCTGTACACCACCACAACAATCATTCCATTGTAGTAAAATGTGATGACAAGAAAACCATTAATGGACAAATTGAATTgcaagaaagaaaaaatagaagctGAGAATCTACTGCAATGCACAAAACAAGCACATTTTGGATATTCCCATTGTTATTTTGAAGCTCGTTGTTACACACAAGGGGTAAAGAAACAAACTTATATATACATctgtataaaaagaaaataagaaactCAAAGCAGCAGTCATCCTATGTTGGTTTATGATGTAGCTATGCCATCATAACAGGCAGCTGTTGCTCTTATTCCTCCAGAACTCAGACATATTATATTTGCACCCTAAAAGTGAATCCAGGAGACAAATTTGGGTGGGAAAATATAAAAACCGATTACTCAGAGCAGCTGACAATACCCTAAATAATTCGGATTAGAtgcccccccccaaaaaaaaaaactgcttGGAGGTGCAAATGAACGACCTAATCATCATAATTACAACAAAGAAAACGGCAACCCTTTATCAAGAAACAGGTAGAACGCAATTATATCCCTAGAAGTATCGTCATACATAAATCCTTGGTGCCTACCATCTGACAAAAAAATAACTTTCCCATCATATATAGTCAACCCAAAGCCCAGATGGCATTTCGACTCGCAGAATTATAAAAGCAAGAACAATCTTTGTGCACCAATAACATAAATAACCTTTGAAACCCAGTCATAAGAGTTTTAAACAATCAACATTTTTCACTCAATGCCAATCTGCTTCTACCATGCTTGAATGATTGCATCTACATCAACATAATGAATATTGATCAGATATTGAAAAAACTGACAATAAAACCAGTTACATTTTACCTGCAATTTCCGGTGTCTGATAAACCCATTGCCACCCTTATCATTCCCTTTCCCGAATTCCTCGTCCTCAGGAATTGCATCCAACATCCATTTAAGCCTCGATGCTCCTTTCCTCCTAGGGCTCCCAAGTATTGTCTTGGTCAATATCACGGGCCTGCCAGCACAACACCCGGCAATATAAACTTCAATACTCGGCGCTGAAACACCCATCTTGGGCTTAAAAAAAGCTGAATTTCCAGGTTCCTTAGCCGCTGCCGCCAGATAACAATCCATGCTCCACTCTCCTTCCATCCTTTCCAACGAGCCACACAACAATACCTTCTTTTCATCCTCGTAAGCCTCGAATTCAAACCCTCCCGTGACACGGACGCTATCGGTGCTTAAATAAGTAACCTCGGATGATTCCCGATTGAGACGGTCGCAGCGAAGGGTAAGGACGGCCGAATCAGAAGCCGGGACACGAGAGCCGTTGATTTCGAGAGAGACACCGATTTCGCGGCGGAGGTGGCAGAGCGTTAGGTGGTCGGGAACGTTGTCGACCACGCAGGGCGCAATTCGAACATAAAAGAGACGGATTTCGAGCCATACCGAGGAATGGTTTATGAGATCGTAGGAATTCGAGGTTTTCTGGGCTAGAATTGACGAACGATCATGCATTTGATGGTCCATGACATACAAATTAGAGAGGGAGGGAATGATTGGGATATCAAAAGTAGGAAATTTTGGGGATAACCATGAATGACCGAAATGGGAAGGAAAAAAGAAAtgggatttagttttttttatggggggggattttagggtttaggaaGATTGAGGGGCTGGGAATGAACACCCTCAAGGATGGTTTTTGTTgttgattgtttgtttgtttttggaAAGTTTGTTGTGAATTTGAAGTTAATAATTCGGCAATGGCAGTGGCCAAGAGCAAAACAAGGGCCGAGTCAAAGACAAGAACCTATGCGGCTCTGCCTCAGGGAGCTTAGATGGCGAGGTGAGATATTAATGGTTAAAGACACGCGTCGCTTTCATATTTTGCTGGCTTGGGCCCAGGATCTTGGTGTGAGTGTAGAATCATATCATAGGCCCTGACACACCTCTGCTCTGCCCCTCGTCCACTCACTCTCACCATGCTCACTTCGATTATTTTAATGTAGCATAAGTTATGATGCgactgaaaaataaatttatgtaaaaaatgttttaatatatatcCATAATTAGTTTCTTTCCCGTGCcatgtaaaatttaattatttgtattaattatattaaattttttaaaaagaattaacaATGCTTTAAAAATTGAAAGTACGAgtataaaatatgtttaaaatgaagatattaaaatattatttttaaaataattttatacaatagttatataatttttttctaaaaaattttaaaatttatatatatagttatattaaattaaataatacatatttatgatttttttaaaatttaatgaaataaataaaataaaattttaaatttaatgataatgataatgataatttttaaaaaatctaatgataaaaaatttaaatatttatttatcttaatgataattaaataatattttcataattaatactATTTATctttgtgttaattttatattctttttacataaaaatttactcagtgttgtcaaaatttcacttaagattttaaataataatgaCGCACGTCTGAATTAAGTAAGTTGTCTATATCTTTAGATCTTATACcttgtaatatataatataatataatatatatgatatatgattgagattttagttttagttttggtTTTCGATCCAACTTTAATTTGGATGACACCATTATTGTTGTAACAACAAATAAGACAAGAATTTAAGTATATTTAAAAGGTTTTCCGATTTCTAGGGGTTGGAGGGTAAATGTTACacgtatattttattaaaaccttAAACATTTTGATAAAAAAACTTAAGAAACTATAATTTGTCATGACAAATCATTAATAACAAAAATTAGATGTGAAAGATGTAAAATTCCACACTCGACCCGATCGTATATCCGAATGCGTAATGTCACATTACATTGTGAGAGCAATTCAAACTATCTCAACCCATTTCATTTATAACTATACATGCATACGAGGATTACTAATAAAATTCgtattatgcaaatgaaaaaTGTATTACTCCATAATCAAATGGACCTATACAAAGAGGCTCGAGTTATGTCAcatcaaatataaaattaaggTACGAATCCTAACTCAATCAACAAATTCTGAACTGATGTTTGTGACAATATAAACAAGTCTTAAGATTTGTTTcccttgattttttatttttgtttcttgagACATTGGGGTTCATGTCTCAAGATTTGGCCTCTTATGTCTCGAGACACAACTCTCTTGTTTCAGACCCTTAACTTCGATGTTTGCAAGTCTCAAGACCTAAACCCAAAAATGCACCAAATGatcatttttgttttgaaatctcgagaCATACTCTTGATATCTTGAGACACTAATGCAAAATAGCCTAAAATTAGCCCTTTAAAGCATACAAATGACTACCATTTCATATCTAACATAAACTAACTTATCACCAAATCATAATAAACCAATTTAACATGTGAacacacaaccaaaacatttgAAACCATGGCACCCAATGCATCATATCATAACCTAATTAAATGACCAACAAGAAacactaaaacatatatgcatagATAAATATCTAGTGATCAAATTCAAAAAATGAACCAAACTATGCCTAAAATATAGCCAAATGGCCAAAATAACATATTTGACACATAATTCAACCTAGTAACTTAGGTAGGTGCCATTTATAACTAGGTTCAAAACGAGAATATCCAACATTTGCCGAGCTGGAGTATGAATTTTTGAATGCTCTCAATTCTCATGATCAAATCACAACTTTTCGATACCTACGTACAAAAATAACAAATTCACACGTTGAGTATGAAAATTCAATAGTGCTAACATATTTGAAATAAACACGTAAtagtattaaataataaaacataataagatggcattataaaacattatatcCAAGTTTAAATTCAACATCAATAATCACATTATCTCATGTCATTTTATCAATAAACCTTTAGGATATTCATGTTTCAGTTATCAATTTTTACTAACAGGATCATTTTCAATATCAATGTATCATTTCCCTTACTACGTAATAGAATATCGATGCACCTTAAAGTATTTGCATATCGTTTTATTATATTGTAATCAGTATTCAATACTATCACATTATTCACATTTCATTATCAAATCTAATACACAATTTATACACATTTCGGCCCCTATTAACTGATTTGGACTTAAGAATGGATACATGTATCAATCCACTAACATATTAGAGTACACACATAAGTGTTGGTCGGGCATAAATGCACCAATACTTACAACTAAACTAGTATATACTCGTACCCCAAGGTTTTTGAACTAGTGATATGTTCTTAGCCCTCAGGGTATTAGAGAGTTATCAAATAATAATCCGTGCTCAATGCCAAAACCCCCTCTGACATAACAAACCTTACGGTATGCCAATTATACCTGTAACTCTATCTAATACCACTaatagggaagttttcattaCCAATAATTATCAAACGCGTTTACCAACATAACTAGTATCATAATATAATTATCTcaaacatacacatatataaacattaagCTTATACAAATTCATCTCAAATAGAACAAATATAGACATACCTCTCATATCATTTCTTCTCAACACTAACTTTATAAGTTCAACTACGTAATAGGCCATGTATTGAAAACAAATTATGAAAATACAAACCGAAAATGCTACTCATCTACGACTTttgcttttttttgttttttgacaTCTTGGCGCCGTCTTTAACTACATACGACAATACAATTACGGAAACAATATCGATTACACAATCAAACATAGAAACAATCAAAACTCAAACATGAATAtgcattttctcaatttaacccaCTAGGGCTTTAATATTTAGTTTCCCTGTAACTATCTGTTCTCCCATTTGATTCTATCTGATTTTATAAATACATTACAGGACTTCAAACTACTAAAAAACTACAATTATTTTCAGGAGTTCTCATAATTATCTCACTAAACTCTAATCATTCAACAAtgaaacttaattaaaatctCAACAATTCTATGATTCAAGGGTTGGGGTGTATTTATCTACCATGTTAAGCTATATTTAACAAATTTCATTGATGTTGTGATGAGTGTGATCTTTGTTAGATAATTTATAGTaccaaaagaaataataaaaatgatgtgAGTTGACTCTTTATATAGGTATTGAATAGTTGTATATTGATATGTATGTCATTTGGTACATATTTTATCGCACAACTtgtgttttttataaaaataattattataattatttcaaaatttttaaaaataataattaaaatgattaagtttgggCATAAACTTAATAACTAAACTCACATAAAACTAAGTACCTAATTCAATTacccaaattataaaaaaattgttatttaaattcattatatTATGCATGTGGTTACAACAATAAATTACTAATATTACAGACTACTAACAATCATACCAAAAAATAAGTTTATCATAAGCGGCTTATGAGTTGGCTGGTGGGGAAAGAAACAATTTATTATAACATAGATACTTGGCAAGAGATATTTAGCCAAGTGCTAAGTGTTGTATGGCgaatatttaattttagttttgcacttaaataaaaatatgttataattGCTGATTGAGTATTAATTCTATAACGCCCCTCTATCCAAGAACGTCACTAGAGTTGAGTatgaggtgttaacgaacttaattcattaattaagcagctcaaataatttatttttaaaattttcagacaagctggctaactgtgtcatagtcacttaaaaattcatatctcgagttccgaaactcaaaattaagatccgtaaattttccttgaaactagacttatatatctatctactaaatttttttctagaatttttggtcgagccaattagtacactttattagttaaaatctcccctatttcaggatTCGACTACGCAAAtatagaaaattcatttacaaaccaccgataatacccagctagccccaagaaacttctaacctcggttacatttttcggtggtttccaatcaacaatggccaaaattttactaggatcaacccgtataccatcacttgaaacaatatgacccaaaaatccaacgccaaaattcactttttctaaacttggcatataactgattatttctcaaagtttgcaaaactattttcaagtgctcggcatgcactgtctcatctttcgaataaattaagatgtcatctataaataccacaacaaatttgtccaagtatggccgaaatatgtgattcatcaaatccataaacacagcaggagcatttgttaacccgaatggcataactaaaaattcataatgaccataccttgttctaaaagcagttttaggcacatccgactcttttactcgcagctggtagtacccagatctcaagtcaatctttgaaaaccatgtcgct
It includes:
- the LOC107924341 gene encoding uncharacterized protein At1g01500 isoform X1, with protein sequence MDHQMHDRSSILAQKTSNSYDLINHSSVWLEIRLFYVRIAPCVVDNVPDHLTLCHLRREIGVSLEINGSRVPASDSAVLTLRCDRLNRESSEVTYLSTDSVRVTGGFEFEAYEDEKKVLLCGSLERMEGEWSMDCYLAAAAKEPGNSAFFKPKMGVSAPSIEVYIAGCCAGRPVILTKTILGSPRRKGASRLKWMLDAIPEDEEFGKGNDKGGNGFIRHRKLQVTDAEVEDYDSDGKIGLSHYAEEMYAGEDGQLSWFNAGVRVGVGIGLGVCLGVGVGVGLLMRSYQATTRNIRRRFF
- the LOC107924341 gene encoding uncharacterized protein At1g01500 isoform X2 encodes the protein MDHQMHDRSSILAQKTSNSYDLINHSSVWLEIRLFYVRIAPCVVDNVPDHLTLCHLRREIGVSLEINGSRVPASDSAVLTLRCDRLNRESSEVTYLSTDSVRVTGGFEFEAYEDEKKVLLCGSLERMEGEWSMDCYLAAAAKEPGNSAFFKPKMGVSAPSIEVYIAGCCAGRPVILTKTILGSPRRKGASRLKWMLDAIPEDEEFGKGNDKGGNGFIRHRKLQMQSFKHGRSRLALSEKC